Proteins from a genomic interval of Rosa chinensis cultivar Old Blush chromosome 2, RchiOBHm-V2, whole genome shotgun sequence:
- the LOC112188397 gene encoding uncharacterized protein LOC112188397 isoform X2 has protein sequence MEAVFVVEGNDEGKCEEIGVEKSSSSLSSPKQITDPVVYKLVRVEGDGRLVPATDDEVMEVEDFLVDEQIELPVVMSTGTVECISNESSSGKPQKESSEGLSPSEGKEADAKLSAHLEEIAPSSSLSLDVSHINESETKGECSKHPDGPIESVSSASAVCTSSKRDFYASNREICLDNLSIRELHELFRATFGRETTVKDKLWLKRRIAMGLTNSCDVSTTTFTIINKKLVKNGKDNSLQNAHDMHTEGSDVGAKNLGYEDSPKSHNSQLENHQVVSAKRSGSLSEEEYGCEDHTMDQRAAKRVRKPTKRYIEELSEVESRDHSPKVISSAKTAGHEETSPTCSARPLRNVSTNERTIVTRLDSLGGSGVQVPYVSRVRRSRPRKNIMALMNFNPSGMGVTAKLVKETLAVCTSLPESECADKVLKARSASEQIKPLFAAEPEKDKRRSVMSTFEHGKNLGLKQTDSSEENSDDSIAAVPTVKGGMRRKHHRAWTLVEVMKLVEGVSKCGTGRWSEIKRLSFATFSYRTSVDLKDKWRNLLKASFAQTPPDDGSRKHVAVPIPASILLKVRELAEMHAQVPPNLGASKLTANVTRSVHQTRSGYL, from the exons ATGGAAGCAGTGTTTGTGGTTGAGGGGAATGATGAAGGGAAGTGTGAGGAGATTGGAGTTGAGAAAAGTAGCTCGTCTTTGTCTTCTCCGAAGCAGATCACCGATCCTGTTGTCTACAAGCTCGTTCGG GTTGAAGGTGATGGGAGATTAGTGCCAGCAACAGATGATGAAGTAATGGAGGTTGAGGATTTTCTTGTTGATGAGCAGATCGAATTGCCTGTTGTTATGAGCACGGGAACTGTCGAGTGCATTTCTAATGAATCTTCATCTGGGAAGCCTCAGAAAGAAAGCTCAGAAG GTCTGTCACCTTCAGAGGGTAAAGAAGCTGATGCAAAACTAAGTGCACATCTTGAG GAAATTGCTCCTTCGTCATCACTGAGCTTAGATGTCAGCCACATTAATGAATCTGAGACAAAAGGGGAGTGCTCAAAACATCCAGATGGACCAATAGAAAGCGTATCATCAGCTTCTGCTGTCTGCACTAGTTCAAAGCGTGATTTTTATGCATCAAACAGGGAGATATGCCTGGACAACCTATCAATTAGAGAACTTCATGAATTATTTAGAGCAACCTTTGGGCGAGAAACTACTGTTAAGGACAAGCTCTGGCTTAAAAGGAGGATCGCGATGGGATTGACTAATTCTTGTGATGTTTCAACCACAACTTTCACTATTATAAATAAGAAATTGGTGAAGAATGGCAAAGACAATAGCTTGCAGAATGCTCATGATATGCACACTGAGGGTTCTGATGTTGGAGCAAAGAATCTTGGGTATGAAGATTCACCAAAAAGCCACAATAGCCAATTAGAAAATCATCAAGTTGTTTCAGCCAAGAGATCGGGAAGCCTTAGTGAAGAAGAATATGGCTGTGAGGATCATACCATGGATCAGAGAGCTGCCAAGAGAGTTCGGAAGCCCACTAAGCGATACATTGAAGAACTTTCTGAAGTGGAATCAAGAGATCATAGCCCAAAAGTGATTAGTTCCGCTAAAACTGCTGGACATGAAGAAACGTCTCCAACATGTTCTGCAAGGCCTCTTAGAAATGTCTCTACAAATGAGAGAACTATTGTCACTAGGTTGGATTCTCTTGGTGGATCTGGGGTTCAGGTTCCTTATGTTTCTCGGGTTCGAAGAAGCCGTCCAAGGAAAAATATTATGGCTCTTATG AATTTCAATCCAAGTGGAATGGGTGTGACAGCTAAACTGGTAAAAGAGACCCTTGCTGTGTGTACTTCTCTTCCAGAGAGTGAGTGTGCAGACAAAGTTTTGAAAGCCAGATCTGCTTCTGAACAGATTAAGCCACTG TTTGCTGCTGAACCAGAGAAAGACAAGCGGCGCTCTGTAATGAGCACATTCGAGCATGGGAAAAACTTAGGCCTAAAACAGACAGATTCATCTGAGGAGAATTCAGATGATAGTATAGCTGCAGTTCCCACAGTAAAAGGTGGGATGAGAAGGAAACATCATCGAGCTTGGACTCTTGTTGAAGTTATGAAATTAGTCGAGGGTGTCTCTAAGTGTGGCACTGGCAGATGGTCTGAGATCAAAAGGCTTTCATTTGCAACGTTTTCATATCGTACTTCTGTTGATCTCAAG GACAAGTGGAGGAACCTGCTGAAAGCTAGTTTTGCACAAACACCTCCTGATGATGGG TCGCGGAAACATGTCGCTGTGCCTATCCCAGCATCAATTTTGTTAAAAGTGAGAGAGCTTGCTGAGATGCACGCACAGGTACCTCCAAATCTAGGGGCGAGCAAGCTGACCGCCAATGTTACTCGAAGTGTGCATCAAACAAGATCAGGCTACTTGTAA
- the LOC112188397 gene encoding uncharacterized protein LOC112188397 isoform X1, which translates to MEAVFVVEGNDEGKCEEIGVEKSSSSLSSPKQITDPVVYKLVRQVEGDGRLVPATDDEVMEVEDFLVDEQIELPVVMSTGTVECISNESSSGKPQKESSEGLSPSEGKEADAKLSAHLEEIAPSSSLSLDVSHINESETKGECSKHPDGPIESVSSASAVCTSSKRDFYASNREICLDNLSIRELHELFRATFGRETTVKDKLWLKRRIAMGLTNSCDVSTTTFTIINKKLVKNGKDNSLQNAHDMHTEGSDVGAKNLGYEDSPKSHNSQLENHQVVSAKRSGSLSEEEYGCEDHTMDQRAAKRVRKPTKRYIEELSEVESRDHSPKVISSAKTAGHEETSPTCSARPLRNVSTNERTIVTRLDSLGGSGVQVPYVSRVRRSRPRKNIMALMNFNPSGMGVTAKLVKETLAVCTSLPESECADKVLKARSASEQIKPLFAAEPEKDKRRSVMSTFEHGKNLGLKQTDSSEENSDDSIAAVPTVKGGMRRKHHRAWTLVEVMKLVEGVSKCGTGRWSEIKRLSFATFSYRTSVDLKDKWRNLLKASFAQTPPDDGSRKHVAVPIPASILLKVRELAEMHAQVPPNLGASKLTANVTRSVHQTRSGYL; encoded by the exons ATGGAAGCAGTGTTTGTGGTTGAGGGGAATGATGAAGGGAAGTGTGAGGAGATTGGAGTTGAGAAAAGTAGCTCGTCTTTGTCTTCTCCGAAGCAGATCACCGATCCTGTTGTCTACAAGCTCGTTCGG CAGGTTGAAGGTGATGGGAGATTAGTGCCAGCAACAGATGATGAAGTAATGGAGGTTGAGGATTTTCTTGTTGATGAGCAGATCGAATTGCCTGTTGTTATGAGCACGGGAACTGTCGAGTGCATTTCTAATGAATCTTCATCTGGGAAGCCTCAGAAAGAAAGCTCAGAAG GTCTGTCACCTTCAGAGGGTAAAGAAGCTGATGCAAAACTAAGTGCACATCTTGAG GAAATTGCTCCTTCGTCATCACTGAGCTTAGATGTCAGCCACATTAATGAATCTGAGACAAAAGGGGAGTGCTCAAAACATCCAGATGGACCAATAGAAAGCGTATCATCAGCTTCTGCTGTCTGCACTAGTTCAAAGCGTGATTTTTATGCATCAAACAGGGAGATATGCCTGGACAACCTATCAATTAGAGAACTTCATGAATTATTTAGAGCAACCTTTGGGCGAGAAACTACTGTTAAGGACAAGCTCTGGCTTAAAAGGAGGATCGCGATGGGATTGACTAATTCTTGTGATGTTTCAACCACAACTTTCACTATTATAAATAAGAAATTGGTGAAGAATGGCAAAGACAATAGCTTGCAGAATGCTCATGATATGCACACTGAGGGTTCTGATGTTGGAGCAAAGAATCTTGGGTATGAAGATTCACCAAAAAGCCACAATAGCCAATTAGAAAATCATCAAGTTGTTTCAGCCAAGAGATCGGGAAGCCTTAGTGAAGAAGAATATGGCTGTGAGGATCATACCATGGATCAGAGAGCTGCCAAGAGAGTTCGGAAGCCCACTAAGCGATACATTGAAGAACTTTCTGAAGTGGAATCAAGAGATCATAGCCCAAAAGTGATTAGTTCCGCTAAAACTGCTGGACATGAAGAAACGTCTCCAACATGTTCTGCAAGGCCTCTTAGAAATGTCTCTACAAATGAGAGAACTATTGTCACTAGGTTGGATTCTCTTGGTGGATCTGGGGTTCAGGTTCCTTATGTTTCTCGGGTTCGAAGAAGCCGTCCAAGGAAAAATATTATGGCTCTTATG AATTTCAATCCAAGTGGAATGGGTGTGACAGCTAAACTGGTAAAAGAGACCCTTGCTGTGTGTACTTCTCTTCCAGAGAGTGAGTGTGCAGACAAAGTTTTGAAAGCCAGATCTGCTTCTGAACAGATTAAGCCACTG TTTGCTGCTGAACCAGAGAAAGACAAGCGGCGCTCTGTAATGAGCACATTCGAGCATGGGAAAAACTTAGGCCTAAAACAGACAGATTCATCTGAGGAGAATTCAGATGATAGTATAGCTGCAGTTCCCACAGTAAAAGGTGGGATGAGAAGGAAACATCATCGAGCTTGGACTCTTGTTGAAGTTATGAAATTAGTCGAGGGTGTCTCTAAGTGTGGCACTGGCAGATGGTCTGAGATCAAAAGGCTTTCATTTGCAACGTTTTCATATCGTACTTCTGTTGATCTCAAG GACAAGTGGAGGAACCTGCTGAAAGCTAGTTTTGCACAAACACCTCCTGATGATGGG TCGCGGAAACATGTCGCTGTGCCTATCCCAGCATCAATTTTGTTAAAAGTGAGAGAGCTTGCTGAGATGCACGCACAGGTACCTCCAAATCTAGGGGCGAGCAAGCTGACCGCCAATGTTACTCGAAGTGTGCATCAAACAAGATCAGGCTACTTGTAA